One segment of Xanthomonas oryzae pv. oryzae DNA contains the following:
- the crcB gene encoding fluoride efflux transporter CrcB yields the protein MTPIYTIAAISLGASLGALARYGLGLALNAIFPPLPIGTLAANLIAAYVVGVTIAYVGTVPGLSPLWRLFMITGLAGGLSTFSTFTAELFSLLREGRLGMSTGMLGLHVGGSLALLMLGMLTIGLLRKSSLGIAE from the coding sequence GTGACACCAATCTATACCATCGCCGCCATTTCGCTGGGCGCCAGTCTGGGAGCGCTGGCTCGATACGGGCTAGGCCTGGCTCTCAACGCCATCTTCCCTCCGCTGCCGATCGGAACACTCGCAGCAAATCTCATCGCCGCCTATGTGGTCGGCGTGACCATCGCCTATGTCGGCACCGTACCCGGTCTTTCGCCGCTGTGGCGTCTGTTTATGATCACCGGCCTGGCGGGAGGGCTGTCCACGTTCTCCACCTTTACTGCCGAGTTGTTTTCGCTGCTGCGTGAAGGAAGGCTTGGGATGTCGACCGGCATGCTCGGCCTGCACGTCGGCGGCTCGCTCGCGTTGCTGATGCTGGGCATGCTGACCATTGGCCTGTTGCGCAAGTCATCATTGGGAATTGCCGAATGA
- a CDS encoding DUF190 domain-containing protein: MKGYQLTFFTSQGARHGHAALCDWVLETARDCGASGGTVVSGQEGFGHAGLLHSAGFFELADQPLTIMICADASACERLFARIADEDVALPYVKTPVEFGRVGRLTLD; the protein is encoded by the coding sequence ATGAAGGGTTATCAACTTACGTTTTTCACCAGCCAAGGTGCCCGCCATGGGCATGCAGCGCTCTGCGACTGGGTATTGGAAACCGCACGCGACTGTGGTGCCAGCGGCGGTACCGTCGTGAGCGGCCAGGAAGGCTTTGGCCACGCAGGGCTGTTGCATTCAGCGGGTTTTTTCGAATTGGCCGACCAACCACTGACGATCATGATTTGCGCAGACGCATCAGCTTGCGAGCGTTTATTTGCACGCATCGCCGATGAAGACGTTGCACTGCCCTACGTCAAGACGCCAGTAGAATTCGGGCGGGTCGGCAGGTTGACGCTCGACTGA
- a CDS encoding voltage-gated chloride channel family protein produces the protein MSRFRRPEHLDLFTHLAKWLVIASIVAALAGTASAFFLWALDWATNWRPAHPRAIWLLPLAGFAVGLVYLLLGKQVDAGNNLIIDEIQDPKKLVPLRMAPLVMGGTVVSHLFGASVGREGTAVQMGAALADQLTRLLRLRNEDRRMVLMAGISAGFASVFGTPLAGAIFGLEVLAIGRLRYDALLPCAVAAIVADQVCLAWGIHHIHYPIGQIVPVGIGSVLAVMAAGMLFGLVGMLFATVTHRLGNVSKRAIGYAPLRLLLGGCIIALAVWGLGTQRYIGLGIPEIVRAFHEPMAPWDFLGKLCFTAVSLGTGFKGGEVTPLFYIGATLGNALAPLLHLPFPMLAGIGFVALFAGASNTPIASTLMAVELFGADIAPLAAIGCITAYLFSGHTGIYHAQRIGHGKHDRHSAGLEDTLRLADLQARRRLIRRTPDNAASEKRT, from the coding sequence ATGTCACGATTTCGTCGCCCCGAGCACCTCGACCTTTTCACTCATCTCGCCAAGTGGCTGGTGATTGCCAGCATTGTCGCGGCGCTGGCCGGCACCGCTTCGGCATTTTTCTTGTGGGCACTGGATTGGGCCACCAATTGGCGCCCGGCACATCCGCGCGCGATTTGGCTGTTGCCGCTGGCCGGTTTTGCGGTCGGGCTGGTGTATCTGCTGCTGGGGAAGCAGGTGGATGCGGGCAATAACCTGATCATCGACGAAATCCAGGACCCCAAGAAGCTGGTGCCGCTGCGCATGGCGCCGCTGGTGATGGGAGGCACGGTGGTCTCCCACCTGTTCGGCGCATCAGTCGGCCGCGAAGGCACCGCGGTGCAGATGGGTGCCGCACTCGCCGACCAGCTCACCCGCCTGCTGCGCCTGCGCAACGAAGACCGGCGCATGGTGCTGATGGCCGGCATCAGCGCCGGCTTCGCTTCGGTGTTCGGCACCCCGTTGGCCGGTGCCATCTTCGGGTTGGAGGTGCTGGCCATCGGACGATTGCGCTACGACGCCCTGCTGCCCTGCGCGGTGGCCGCCATCGTGGCCGACCAGGTCTGTCTGGCCTGGGGTATTCACCACATCCATTACCCGATCGGTCAAATCGTCCCGGTCGGGATCGGCAGCGTACTGGCGGTCATGGCAGCCGGCATGCTGTTCGGTCTGGTCGGCATGCTGTTTGCCACCGTGACCCATCGCCTGGGCAATGTGAGCAAACGCGCCATCGGCTACGCTCCGCTGCGCCTGCTCCTGGGCGGCTGCATCATCGCACTGGCGGTGTGGGGACTCGGCACGCAACGCTATATCGGTTTGGGAATTCCTGAGATTGTGCGCGCCTTCCACGAACCCATGGCGCCCTGGGATTTTCTGGGCAAGCTGTGCTTCACGGCCGTCTCGCTGGGAACCGGCTTCAAGGGCGGCGAGGTGACGCCACTGTTTTACATCGGCGCCACGCTGGGCAATGCGCTTGCACCGTTACTGCATCTGCCCTTTCCGATGTTGGCTGGGATCGGTTTTGTGGCTCTATTTGCAGGCGCATCCAATACGCCGATTGCATCCACGCTCATGGCGGTCGAGCTGTTCGGTGCCGATATCGCGCCGCTTGCCGCAATCGGTTGCATCACTGCCTATCTGTTTTCAGGCCATACCGGGATCTACCACGCGCAACGCATCGGTCACGGCAAGCACGATCGACACAGTGCGGGGCTGGAGGACACCCTGCGTCTTGCCGACCTGCAAGCACGGCGGCGGCTCATCCGGCGCACGCCAGACAACGCTGCCAGCGAGAAGCGGACATGA
- a CDS encoding replication-associated recombination protein A, translated as MSKRKRPDSVTPDLLHVDRSAMGPLAERMRPRTLDDMVGQKRLLAPDSALRRAVESGRVHSMILWGPPGCGKTTLALLLAHYADAEFNAISAVLSGLPEVRQVLAEAAQRFAGGRRTVLFVDEVHRFNKAQQDAFLPHIERGTILFVGATTENPSFELNSALLSRCRVHVLEGVSPQDIVEALQRALHDAERGLGQQTIQVSEASLLEIASAADGDVRRALTLLEIAAELATGEGGEITPRTLLQVLADRTRRFDKNGEQFYDQISALHKSVRSSNPDAALYWLTRMLDGGCDPTYLARRLTRMAIEDIGLADPRAQGMALEAWDIYERLGSPEGELAFAQLVLYLASTAKSNAGYAAFNQARAEVRATGTQEVPLHLRNAPTKLMKTLGYGQDYQYDHDAEGGIALDQTGFPDAMGERVYYNPMPRGMEIKLKEKLDRLRETRGQARAEKRGSKSQT; from the coding sequence GTGAGCAAACGCAAACGTCCCGACTCGGTTACGCCTGATCTGCTGCATGTCGATCGCAGCGCCATGGGGCCGTTGGCAGAGCGGATGCGGCCGCGCACGCTGGACGACATGGTGGGCCAGAAGCGCTTGTTGGCTCCCGATAGTGCTTTGCGCCGCGCGGTCGAATCCGGTCGCGTGCATTCGATGATCCTGTGGGGCCCGCCTGGCTGCGGCAAGACCACCCTGGCCTTGTTGCTGGCGCACTACGCCGACGCGGAATTCAATGCGATTTCGGCGGTGCTGTCGGGCTTACCGGAAGTGCGCCAGGTGCTGGCCGAGGCCGCCCAACGTTTTGCAGGCGGCCGTCGCACAGTGTTGTTTGTCGATGAAGTGCATCGCTTCAACAAGGCGCAGCAGGACGCGTTCTTGCCGCACATCGAGCGCGGCACGATTCTGTTCGTCGGCGCGACCACTGAAAACCCTTCCTTTGAGTTGAACTCCGCGTTGCTGTCGCGCTGCCGCGTGCATGTGCTGGAAGGCGTGTCGCCGCAGGACATCGTCGAAGCCCTGCAGCGGGCCTTGCACGATGCAGAGCGTGGTTTAGGCCAGCAAACGATCCAGGTCAGCGAGGCATCGCTGCTGGAAATCGCAAGCGCTGCCGATGGCGATGTGCGCCGGGCACTGACCCTGCTGGAAATTGCTGCGGAACTGGCGACGGGAGAGGGTGGCGAGATCACACCGCGAACCTTGTTGCAGGTGCTGGCCGACCGCACGCGTCGGTTCGACAAGAACGGCGAGCAGTTTTACGACCAGATTTCGGCACTGCATAAATCCGTACGCAGTTCCAACCCGGATGCAGCGCTGTATTGGTTGACGCGCATGCTCGATGGCGGCTGCGACCCGACGTATCTGGCGCGACGGCTGACCCGCATGGCGATCGAAGACATTGGCCTGGCCGATCCGCGTGCGCAGGGAATGGCGCTGGAGGCATGGGACATCTACGAGCGCCTCGGTAGCCCGGAAGGCGAGCTGGCCTTCGCACAGCTGGTGCTGTACCTGGCCAGCACCGCCAAATCCAATGCCGGCTACGCTGCCTTCAATCAGGCCAGGGCAGAAGTGCGTGCCACCGGTACGCAAGAAGTGCCGCTGCATCTACGCAACGCACCGACCAAGCTGATGAAGACGCTGGGGTACGGCCAGGACTATCAATACGACCATGATGCCGAAGGCGGCATCGCGCTGGATCAGACCGGCTTCCCGGATGCGATGGGCGAGCGCGTGTATTACAACCCGATGCCGCGCGGGATGGAGATCAAGCTGAAAGAAAAGCTGGACCGGTTGCGCGAAACCAGGGGGCAGGCGCGCGCGGAAAAGCGTGGATCCAAGAGCCAGACATGA